One stretch of Roseovarius mucosus DNA includes these proteins:
- a CDS encoding M24 family metallopeptidase gives MRRGFAPAEFKARLRAAQAGMAEIGLGALLLTTEPEIRYFTGYLTRFWESPSRPWFLILPASGDPVAVIPTIGAALMGRTWVRDIRTWAAPDPEDDGVSLLAETLREIGGPVGVPSGPESHLRMPLAEFERVKRASGLVFRDEAGIVAGLRAIKSEAEIVKIAHICDIAGRAFDRVGEIAEPGVPLSAVFRDFQRLLLEKGADWVSYIAGGAGPMGYADVISPAGETHLAAGDVLMLDTGAVWDGYFCDYDRNFAIGHATAEQSAAHARLIEATEAGEEAARAGATAFDVWQAMARITGADERSGRLGHGLGMQLTEGLSLTAKDHTVLRPGMVITLEPGVEVAPGMIMVHEENIVIRYGRAQRLSRFAPPNLPVI, from the coding sequence GTGAGGCGCGGGTTCGCGCCGGCAGAGTTCAAGGCGCGGCTGCGCGCGGCGCAAGCAGGCATGGCCGAGATAGGGCTTGGCGCGCTTTTGCTGACAACCGAGCCGGAAATCCGGTATTTCACCGGCTATCTGACCCGGTTCTGGGAAAGCCCAAGCCGCCCTTGGTTTCTGATCCTGCCTGCGTCGGGTGATCCGGTGGCGGTTATCCCTACGATTGGCGCGGCCCTGATGGGGCGGACATGGGTGCGCGATATTCGTACATGGGCGGCCCCGGACCCCGAAGATGATGGCGTGTCGCTCTTGGCCGAGACGCTGCGCGAGATTGGCGGGCCGGTGGGGGTGCCCTCTGGCCCTGAGAGCCACTTGCGCATGCCTTTGGCGGAGTTTGAGCGGGTCAAGCGCGCGAGCGGGTTGGTGTTTCGTGACGAGGCCGGGATTGTTGCGGGGCTGCGGGCCATCAAATCCGAGGCCGAAATCGTCAAGATCGCGCATATTTGCGATATTGCGGGGCGGGCCTTTGACCGGGTGGGCGAGATTGCGGAACCGGGCGTGCCACTGAGCGCGGTGTTTCGCGATTTTCAGCGGCTCTTGCTGGAAAAAGGCGCAGATTGGGTGTCCTATATTGCCGGAGGCGCGGGCCCGATGGGCTATGCGGATGTGATTTCGCCCGCCGGAGAGACACATCTGGCGGCGGGCGATGTGCTGATGCTGGATACGGGCGCGGTCTGGGATGGCTATTTTTGCGACTATGATCGCAACTTTGCCATAGGCCATGCCACGGCAGAGCAAAGTGCGGCGCATGCGCGGTTGATCGAGGCGACAGAGGCCGGGGAAGAGGCGGCGCGCGCAGGCGCGACCGCCTTTGACGTCTGGCAGGCGATGGCGCGGATCACCGGGGCGGATGAACGCTCGGGGCGATTGGGGCATGGTTTGGGCATGCAATTGACCGAAGGCCTGTCGCTTACGGCCAAGGATCACACGGTGCTGAGGCCCGGCATGGTGATCACGCTAGAGCCGGGGGTAGAGGTCGCGCCGGGGATGATCATGGTGCATGAGGAAAACATCGTGATCCGCTATGGACGGGCGCAGCGGCTTTCCCGGTTTGCACCGCCCAACCTGCCGGTGATCTGA
- a CDS encoding pyridoxal-phosphate dependent enzyme — MQEIDNPWRGEGLPETVLTGAPWPSVDVGAVQALLGRCPAAAETPLVSVTGFAPKVWAKDERGRMGLGSFKALGAAYVIAHEAAETGAEDMSHALVGRTYVTASAGNHGMSVAAGARLFGARAVIYLAETVPEGFAARLRAKGAEVVREGQEYEASMVAAGRAAMDNDWTLLSDSSWPGYLDLPHRLMEGYLAMAEEAARQMPEVPTHILLQAGVGGLAGACAAWFRQVWGDAPRIIVVEPDRAPALYESIRAGRALETSGPVSNMGRLDCKVPSLIALKGLARDADAFVTITDDEAEAVLEGLAAQGLTTTPSGAAGVAAIAGLALGAGARVLCILSEGPEA, encoded by the coding sequence CGGTGAGGGATTGCCTGAGACGGTTCTGACCGGCGCACCATGGCCAAGCGTGGATGTGGGCGCGGTGCAAGCACTTTTGGGGCGGTGCCCGGCAGCGGCAGAGACGCCGCTGGTGTCCGTAACGGGATTTGCGCCAAAGGTCTGGGCCAAGGATGAGCGCGGGCGCATGGGGCTGGGCAGTTTCAAGGCGCTGGGGGCGGCCTATGTGATCGCCCATGAGGCGGCAGAAACCGGGGCCGAGGATATGAGCCACGCGCTGGTGGGGCGCACCTATGTGACGGCGAGTGCGGGCAATCATGGCATGTCGGTTGCGGCGGGGGCGCGGCTATTCGGGGCGCGGGCGGTGATCTATCTGGCGGAAACCGTGCCCGAGGGGTTTGCCGCGCGACTGCGTGCCAAGGGCGCCGAGGTGGTGCGCGAGGGGCAAGAGTACGAGGCCAGTATGGTCGCGGCGGGGCGCGCGGCGATGGATAACGACTGGACGCTATTGTCGGACAGTTCCTGGCCCGGTTATCTTGATTTGCCGCATCGGTTGATGGAGGGATATCTGGCCATGGCTGAAGAGGCCGCGCGCCAGATGCCGGAAGTGCCTACGCATATTCTGTTGCAGGCAGGGGTGGGCGGGCTGGCGGGGGCTTGCGCGGCATGGTTCCGGCAGGTCTGGGGCGATGCGCCCCGGATCATCGTGGTGGAACCTGACCGCGCGCCAGCCCTTTACGAGAGCATTCGCGCGGGACGCGCCCTAGAGACAAGCGGGCCGGTGTCCAACATGGGGCGGCTGGATTGCAAGGTGCCATCACTGATCGCGCTCAAGGGATTGGCGCGGGATGCCGATGCGTTCGTGACCATCACGGATGACGAGGCCGAGGCGGTGCTCGAGGGGTTGGCGGCGCAGGGGCTGACGACGACGCCTTCGGGGGCGGCTGGGGTGGCGGCGATTGCCGGGCTGGCGCTTGGCGCGGGCGCGCGAGTGCTTTGTATTCTCAGCGAAGGTCCAGAGGCGTGA